Proteins found in one Bremerella volcania genomic segment:
- the dnaE gene encoding DNA polymerase III subunit alpha encodes MSQSFVHLHCHSHYSLLDGAGPIPKLVTRAKEHGMNALALTDHGNLHGALQFYNTCQANEINPIIGYEAYIAPGSRLEKSGGMRGSNYHLTLLAQNKTGFKNLVKLASAAYLEGFYFKPRIDKELLEKYHEGIICLSGCVSSEFSKIVMNGTNTAEVVKEAEETAGWFHKLFGDRYFIEIMNNGLDIQKMQLEGAVDVAKRIGLPLVATSDTHYVDQSDAEAQDILLCVNTGKFRTDASRMKMENDQFYLRSPDDMYASFPGLEDACSRSQEIADTVDIDLELGKRHFPSFKIPESKTADEYLRELCIQGLKERYEGNEEMLPGGELSEVVMARLDRELGVISRLGFPNYFLIVWDFVVEARKQNIPATARGSGVGALVCYALYLSHVCPIKYDLLFERFLDENRLEAPDIDIDFDKERRGMVIKYVKDKYGEANVAQIGTFGTLAARAAIKDVGRAMGLPLDMVNEVTGMVPDQLGIKLKDALAQSADMQSAYNANPDIKELLDLAMKIEGLARNVGTHAAAVVIADEPLTEYVPLCRVSGKDDIITQWSMNDVEAAGLLKMDFLGLRNLTILRNAVDLIKKVRGEDLDILRLPLDDKDTFDLLRRGETKGVFQLESGGIRDLLKRMKPDSFLDIIATNALYRPGPLEGGMVDDYIEVKHGRKEAAYKHQVLKDVLEETNGVMVYQEQVMRILNRLGGIPLAKAYTCIKAISKKKESIIQANREQFLEGAQEKGLTKQEAQDFWDMIVKFAGYGFNKSHSTAYALVAYQTAYLKAHYPIEFMAALLSGDISGRNFKTKDALVEHMEDAERMNIEVAPPDVNHSDEEFTVKDGKIVFALSAIKGCGGGAAEAIVAAREKDGPFTDIFDFCERVDPSQCSKAAIETLIKAGAFDRLGGHRAQYVTALDKAIQSGASAIADKRAGQKNLFAAVEDPAEEAKAVVLPDVQPWPDKETLGYEKECLGFYWSSHPLAEYKRKFEMCCSHSTANLTGLKDKTEVTMGGMVASIKLAHTRKARPGSTHTKYANFDLEDVDGGIRCILWPEDYAKLGESLRPDGVYIISGRLDRRGGDDEANLIVNELIPIEEVETRYARGVMVRVDQQVHGEDKLQTLVEIVRGYPGNCELKLLLVLEDGRQVALKSQKGVDLSPEMRTRVDELLGEGNFELLLRRPASGGVRNSA; translated from the coding sequence ATGAGCCAGTCGTTCGTCCATTTGCATTGCCATTCGCACTACAGCCTTTTGGACGGAGCGGGTCCGATTCCCAAGCTCGTGACGCGTGCCAAAGAGCACGGCATGAATGCGTTGGCTTTGACCGACCATGGTAACCTGCACGGGGCACTGCAGTTCTACAACACGTGCCAAGCGAACGAGATCAACCCGATCATCGGGTACGAGGCCTACATCGCGCCGGGCAGCCGCCTGGAAAAATCAGGCGGTATGCGCGGCTCGAACTATCACCTCACTTTGCTGGCCCAAAACAAGACAGGCTTCAAGAACCTGGTGAAGCTGGCCTCGGCCGCCTACCTGGAAGGGTTCTACTTCAAGCCGCGTATCGATAAAGAACTATTGGAGAAATATCACGAGGGAATCATCTGCCTGAGTGGCTGCGTGAGCAGCGAGTTCTCGAAGATCGTGATGAACGGAACCAATACGGCGGAGGTCGTCAAAGAAGCCGAGGAAACGGCTGGCTGGTTCCACAAGTTGTTCGGCGATCGCTACTTCATCGAGATCATGAACAATGGTCTCGATATCCAGAAGATGCAACTGGAGGGCGCGGTCGACGTTGCCAAGAGGATCGGCCTGCCGCTGGTAGCCACCAGCGACACGCACTATGTCGATCAGAGTGATGCCGAGGCCCAGGATATCCTCTTATGCGTGAACACCGGCAAGTTCCGTACGGATGCCTCGCGAATGAAGATGGAGAACGACCAGTTCTATCTTCGTAGTCCGGATGACATGTACGCGAGTTTCCCAGGCTTGGAAGATGCCTGCTCGCGTAGCCAGGAAATCGCCGACACCGTCGACATTGACCTGGAACTGGGCAAGCGCCACTTCCCCTCCTTCAAAATCCCCGAAAGCAAGACGGCCGACGAATATCTCCGCGAGCTTTGCATTCAAGGACTCAAAGAGCGTTACGAAGGCAACGAAGAGATGCTGCCTGGCGGCGAGTTGAGCGAAGTCGTCATGGCCCGCTTGGACCGCGAACTGGGGGTGATCAGCCGACTTGGCTTCCCGAACTACTTCCTGATCGTGTGGGACTTCGTGGTCGAGGCCCGCAAGCAAAACATTCCGGCCACGGCTCGTGGTAGCGGTGTGGGTGCGCTGGTGTGCTACGCCCTCTATTTGAGCCACGTCTGTCCGATCAAGTACGACTTGCTGTTCGAGCGATTCCTGGATGAAAACCGCCTGGAAGCCCCTGATATCGATATCGACTTCGATAAAGAACGTCGGGGAATGGTCATCAAGTATGTGAAGGATAAGTACGGCGAAGCGAACGTCGCCCAGATCGGTACGTTCGGTACGCTAGCCGCCCGGGCCGCGATCAAAGACGTCGGCCGCGCGATGGGGCTGCCGCTGGACATGGTCAACGAAGTGACCGGCATGGTGCCCGATCAGCTGGGTATCAAGCTGAAAGATGCGCTTGCCCAAAGCGCGGACATGCAGTCCGCCTACAACGCGAACCCGGACATCAAGGAACTACTCGATCTGGCGATGAAGATCGAGGGGCTGGCACGCAACGTCGGGACGCACGCGGCCGCCGTGGTGATCGCGGATGAACCACTGACCGAGTACGTTCCGCTTTGCCGCGTTTCCGGCAAAGACGACATCATCACTCAGTGGTCGATGAATGACGTCGAAGCGGCCGGTCTGCTGAAAATGGACTTCCTCGGTCTGCGTAACTTGACGATCCTGCGAAACGCGGTCGATCTAATCAAGAAGGTTCGCGGCGAAGACCTCGACATCTTGCGGCTTCCCTTGGATGATAAAGACACATTCGACCTCCTGAGACGCGGTGAAACGAAGGGTGTGTTTCAGCTGGAAAGTGGCGGCATTCGCGACCTGTTGAAACGTATGAAGCCGGACAGCTTCCTCGACATTATCGCGACCAATGCGCTCTATCGGCCTGGTCCGCTCGAAGGCGGGATGGTCGACGACTACATCGAGGTGAAGCATGGTCGCAAGGAAGCGGCTTACAAGCATCAAGTGCTGAAAGACGTGCTGGAAGAGACCAACGGGGTCATGGTCTACCAGGAACAGGTGATGCGGATCTTGAATCGCCTGGGTGGCATTCCGCTGGCCAAAGCGTACACGTGCATTAAGGCGATCAGTAAGAAGAAAGAATCGATCATCCAGGCCAATCGCGAGCAGTTCCTGGAAGGTGCTCAAGAGAAAGGCCTCACCAAGCAGGAAGCCCAGGACTTCTGGGACATGATCGTCAAGTTCGCCGGGTATGGTTTCAATAAGAGCCACTCAACGGCTTACGCACTGGTCGCCTATCAAACGGCCTACCTGAAAGCGCACTACCCGATCGAGTTCATGGCCGCGCTTCTTTCCGGTGACATCAGTGGCCGAAACTTCAAGACGAAGGACGCACTGGTCGAGCACATGGAAGACGCTGAGCGGATGAACATCGAAGTGGCTCCGCCTGACGTCAACCATTCCGATGAAGAGTTCACGGTGAAGGACGGCAAGATCGTCTTCGCGCTAAGTGCCATCAAAGGTTGCGGTGGCGGTGCGGCGGAAGCGATCGTCGCGGCGCGCGAGAAAGACGGTCCGTTCACCGACATTTTCGACTTCTGCGAACGCGTCGATCCGTCGCAGTGCAGCAAGGCAGCCATCGAAACGTTGATCAAGGCCGGTGCATTCGACCGCCTTGGCGGGCATCGGGCTCAATACGTTACGGCGCTAGACAAAGCGATCCAGTCCGGCGCCTCCGCGATCGCGGACAAGAGGGCGGGGCAAAAGAACCTTTTCGCTGCCGTCGAAGATCCCGCGGAAGAAGCCAAAGCGGTCGTGCTTCCCGATGTGCAGCCTTGGCCAGACAAAGAAACGCTGGGCTACGAGAAAGAGTGTCTTGGGTTCTACTGGTCGAGTCATCCTCTGGCCGAGTACAAACGTAAATTCGAGATGTGCTGTAGCCATAGCACCGCGAATCTTACCGGCCTCAAAGACAAAACCGAAGTCACCATGGGCGGCATGGTCGCCTCGATCAAACTCGCACACACGCGTAAGGCGCGGCCCGGAAGCACCCATACCAAGTACGCTAACTTCGACCTGGAAGACGTCGATGGCGGTATCCGCTGCATCCTATGGCCGGAAGACTATGCCAAGTTGGGCGAGTCCCTCAGGCCGGACGGCGTTTACATCATTTCGGGTCGACTCGATCGGCGAGGCGGTGATGACGAGGCGAACCTGATCGTCAATGAGTTGATTCCCATCGAGGAAGTGGAAACGCGATACGCGCGCGGCGTGATGGTTCGGGTCGACCAGCAAGTCCATGGCGAAGATAAGCTGCAAACGCTTGTCGAGATCGTGCGTGGGTATCCTGGCAACTGCGAACTGAAGCTTCTGCTGGTGCTGGAAGATGGTCGTCAGGTCGCCCTGAAAAGCCAGAAAGGAGTCGACCTTTCCCCGGAAATGCGGACCCGCGTTGATGAACTTCTTGGGGAAGGGAACTTCGAACTTCTGCTCAGACGCCCTGCTTCTGGAGGGGTCCGCAACTCGGCATAG
- a CDS encoding DUF1598 domain-containing protein yields MDLRLTKLLSFLSVALLLLCTGIAEAQNQDDNPIAAGIYVDAEGVLKMRRASDPTGMLMKQRVQQAASVLPAELNRPSKLRKVSLNRLEKAVAEAVAKGGGIPEDMKNLAGLNEIKYVFYYPETKDIVLAGTAEGYVRDLNGVSVGTYSGKATLQLDDLIVALRAFGPFTDGPNNVGVSIDPTKEGLANLSQVIASIPQTSVRPGDTRSIVTAMKNALGNQIVSVRGISANTHFARVMVEADYRMKLIGIGLEQPPVNIPSYVEKARPGSIASNAMQRWFFVPNYDCVKVSDDGLAMELQGDGVKLIGASEMVTMQGGRQQTNAVDRASFMFTSTFTKKYGELAEREAVYGQLRDLIDMLIAAAYIQEQDYYNQSGFDLGVFADEDAYPVETLPAPETVETAVNAIWKGNRLLTPIGGGVEINAKQALTPDNVQKDEEGVLAETQKGISLQNLAAGQWWWD; encoded by the coding sequence ATGGACTTGCGACTAACGAAGCTTTTGTCGTTTCTCTCGGTCGCCCTTTTGTTGCTATGCACTGGCATTGCCGAAGCACAGAACCAAGATGATAACCCCATCGCGGCAGGTATCTATGTCGACGCCGAGGGTGTGCTGAAGATGCGACGTGCCAGCGATCCGACCGGGATGCTCATGAAACAGCGGGTTCAACAAGCAGCTTCGGTGCTGCCTGCCGAACTGAATCGCCCCAGCAAGCTGCGTAAGGTTTCGCTCAATCGCCTTGAGAAGGCCGTTGCCGAAGCCGTTGCCAAGGGTGGCGGTATCCCAGAAGACATGAAAAACCTGGCTGGGCTGAATGAAATCAAGTACGTCTTCTACTACCCGGAAACGAAAGACATCGTTCTCGCCGGTACGGCCGAAGGCTATGTTCGGGATCTCAATGGGGTCAGTGTTGGTACCTACAGCGGCAAAGCGACTCTCCAGTTGGATGACCTGATCGTCGCATTGCGTGCGTTTGGTCCATTTACTGACGGTCCGAACAACGTGGGCGTCTCGATCGATCCCACCAAGGAAGGCCTCGCGAACCTGAGCCAGGTGATTGCCTCGATCCCACAGACCAGCGTTCGCCCCGGCGATACCCGCAGCATCGTCACTGCGATGAAGAACGCTCTGGGTAACCAGATCGTTTCAGTTCGCGGCATCTCGGCGAACACGCACTTCGCTCGCGTGATGGTTGAAGCCGACTACCGTATGAAGCTGATCGGGATCGGCCTGGAACAACCACCGGTCAACATTCCCAGCTACGTCGAAAAAGCTCGTCCAGGCTCGATCGCATCCAACGCCATGCAGCGTTGGTTCTTCGTCCCGAACTACGACTGCGTCAAGGTTTCGGACGATGGCCTGGCCATGGAACTTCAAGGGGACGGCGTGAAACTCATCGGTGCCAGCGAAATGGTCACCATGCAAGGTGGTCGCCAACAGACTAACGCCGTCGATCGTGCCAGCTTCATGTTCACCAGCACGTTCACCAAGAAGTATGGCGAACTGGCCGAACGAGAAGCCGTTTATGGCCAGCTTCGCGACCTGATCGACATGCTGATCGCCGCGGCTTACATCCAAGAGCAAGACTACTACAACCAGAGCGGCTTCGATCTGGGCGTGTTCGCCGACGAAGATGCCTACCCGGTTGAAACATTGCCCGCCCCTGAGACGGTCGAAACAGCCGTGAATGCCATCTGGAAAGGCAATCGCCTGCTGACCCCAATCGGCGGTGGTGTTGAAATCAACGCCAAGCAGGCCCTGACCCCAGACAACGTCCAGAAGGATGAAGAAGGAGTCCTGGCAGAGACCCAAAAAGGAATCTCGCTCCAGAACCTGGCCGCCGGACAATGGTGGTGGGACTAA
- a CDS encoding peptidylprolyl isomerase: MKVATIETNKGTIKLELFEDKVPKTVGNFEKLAGEGFYDGLKFHRVIADFMVQTGCPQGTGTGGPGYKFEDEFHPDLKHDGPGILSMANAGPNTNGSQFFITHEATPWLDGKHSVFGKVIEGQDVVNAIAQGDKMEKVTVSEE, translated from the coding sequence ATGAAAGTTGCCACCATCGAAACCAACAAGGGCACCATCAAGCTGGAACTGTTCGAAGACAAGGTCCCCAAGACGGTCGGTAACTTCGAGAAGCTGGCCGGCGAGGGCTTCTACGACGGCCTGAAGTTTCACCGCGTGATCGCGGACTTCATGGTCCAAACCGGTTGCCCTCAAGGCACCGGCACCGGCGGCCCAGGCTACAAGTTCGAGGATGAGTTCCACCCCGACCTGAAGCACGATGGTCCTGGTATCCTGTCGATGGCCAATGCCGGTCCCAACACGAACGGCTCGCAATTCTTCATCACGCACGAGGCAACCCCGTGGCTCGACGGTAAGCACTCCGTCTTCGGCAAAGTGATCGAAGGCCAAGACGTCGTCAACGCGATCGCCCAAGGGGACAAGATGGAAAAGGTAACGGTCAGCGAAGAATAG
- a CDS encoding glycerate kinase type-2 family protein, with translation MKRSPKQLAEDVQAIWQAGVDAVKSDELVYDAVEVVEDTLFVGESRFNLAAIKRIFVIGGGKAGAGMAIGLQKALGDKVLNEKHVQGIVSVPADCVQELSHIQLKAGRPAGQNSPTVEGVEISRQILRMCEGMTVHDLCIGLISGGGSALLPSPIDGIGLSEKQEITSFLSGNGANIEQLNTVRKQLSRIKGHGLAMSCKAGNLVSLIISDVLGDSLDVIASGPTVPNTTTAADALDVLKMYGVPHIERFANIVRVLEEKAKRHPRNDSRTTCSVANWIIGNNAVAVDAAGIEAEKRGYSHVMHCARGMEGEAEEIGQHLMRMGIKMQNEAGPDCLITGGEPVVKLVDPSKRGLGGRNQQLVLAATVEAMQQRGDNALDGIAILSGGTDGEDGPTDAAGAWMDAEAISAMNASGLKPEDFLKKNDAYHFFAPLNRLVKTGPTHTNVCDVRVVVVDRVQPQPEK, from the coding sequence ATGAAACGTTCCCCGAAGCAACTTGCCGAAGACGTCCAAGCCATTTGGCAAGCTGGAGTCGATGCGGTCAAGAGCGACGAACTCGTCTACGATGCCGTCGAAGTGGTTGAGGACACGCTTTTCGTCGGGGAGTCGCGGTTCAACCTCGCGGCCATCAAACGAATCTTCGTGATCGGCGGTGGTAAGGCGGGCGCCGGGATGGCAATCGGTCTGCAGAAGGCCTTGGGTGACAAAGTCCTCAACGAAAAGCATGTGCAGGGAATCGTCAGCGTGCCTGCCGACTGCGTACAGGAGCTTTCGCACATTCAACTGAAAGCAGGCCGGCCCGCCGGGCAGAACTCGCCAACGGTCGAAGGGGTGGAGATCTCGCGGCAGATCTTGCGAATGTGCGAAGGAATGACCGTTCATGATCTGTGCATTGGCTTGATCTCAGGGGGCGGTTCGGCGCTGCTGCCTTCGCCGATCGACGGCATCGGTCTGAGTGAGAAGCAAGAGATCACGAGCTTTCTCAGCGGCAATGGTGCCAACATCGAGCAGCTCAACACGGTACGCAAGCAGCTAAGCCGCATCAAAGGACATGGTCTGGCCATGAGCTGTAAGGCGGGCAACCTCGTCAGTCTGATCATCTCGGACGTGCTAGGGGATTCGCTGGACGTCATTGCATCCGGCCCCACCGTCCCGAATACGACGACCGCGGCCGATGCGCTCGACGTGTTGAAGATGTATGGCGTGCCGCACATCGAGAGATTCGCCAATATCGTCCGCGTGCTGGAAGAGAAAGCCAAGCGTCATCCGAGGAATGATTCCCGCACCACGTGCAGCGTTGCCAACTGGATCATCGGCAACAACGCCGTCGCCGTGGATGCCGCGGGTATCGAAGCCGAAAAGCGGGGATACTCACACGTGATGCACTGCGCCAGGGGGATGGAAGGAGAAGCAGAAGAGATCGGGCAGCATCTGATGCGGATGGGGATCAAGATGCAAAACGAAGCTGGCCCCGATTGTCTGATCACGGGAGGGGAGCCGGTCGTGAAGCTTGTTGACCCGTCCAAGCGCGGCTTGGGTGGTAGGAATCAACAGCTGGTGTTGGCCGCGACGGTGGAGGCCATGCAGCAGCGGGGAGATAATGCGCTCGATGGGATTGCGATCCTCAGTGGCGGAACCGATGGTGAGGATGGCCCAACGGATGCCGCGGGAGCATGGATGGATGCCGAAGCGATTTCCGCGATGAACGCGAGCGGCTTGAAGCCAGAAGACTTTCTCAAAAAGAACGACGCGTATCATTTCTTCGCGCCACTCAACCGTTTGGTGAAGACGGGCCCCACGCACACTAACGTGTGCGATGTTCGTGTTGTGGTTGTCGATCGAGTTCAGCCTCAGCCAGAGAAGTGA
- a CDS encoding transcriptional regulator, with protein MSQANQRVDDQAAAQEELPKDLVELAIMIAKLPEEHRQELEPAVNKVIENSRRRRRIYTLVQEALSQLRLDMKYLMFDLEATRRERDQYKADSNDGGDENPGEF; from the coding sequence ATGAGCCAAGCCAACCAACGAGTCGACGACCAAGCTGCCGCCCAAGAAGAACTGCCCAAGGACCTGGTCGAGTTGGCGATCATGATTGCCAAGCTGCCGGAAGAGCACCGACAAGAGTTGGAACCAGCCGTCAACAAAGTGATCGAGAACAGCCGACGCCGCCGTCGCATCTACACTTTGGTGCAAGAAGCGTTGAGCCAATTGCGTCTGGATATGAAGTACCTGATGTTCGACCTGGAAGCGACTCGACGCGAACGCGATCAATACAAAGCCGACTCCAACGACGGCGGCGACGAGAACCCAGGCGAATTCTAA
- a CDS encoding glutathione peroxidase, which yields MKSVLSVFAALALLAAFSVSAVASEDVLKGEVKTLEGKKVDLSEYKGKVLLIVNVASKCGKTPQYEPLQALYEQYGDQGFAVLGFPCNQFGKQEPGTASQIREFCTEKYDVTFPMFEKIEVNGEGTAPLYTKLKSFESDPGDVKWNFEKFLIGKNGEVIQRFRTRVEPDDKTVIEAIETELKKEN from the coding sequence ATGAAGTCGGTTCTATCCGTCTTTGCTGCGTTGGCCTTGCTGGCCGCATTCTCTGTGTCGGCCGTGGCCTCTGAAGATGTCCTGAAAGGCGAAGTCAAAACGCTGGAAGGCAAGAAGGTCGACTTGTCCGAGTACAAGGGCAAGGTTCTGTTGATCGTGAACGTCGCCAGCAAGTGCGGCAAGACGCCCCAGTACGAACCCCTTCAAGCGTTGTACGAACAATACGGTGATCAAGGCTTTGCGGTCCTCGGCTTCCCTTGCAATCAGTTTGGCAAACAGGAACCTGGCACCGCTTCGCAGATTCGAGAGTTCTGCACCGAGAAGTACGACGTGACCTTTCCGATGTTCGAGAAGATCGAAGTCAACGGAGAAGGCACCGCGCCGCTGTACACCAAGTTGAAGAGCTTTGAATCCGATCCTGGCGACGTGAAGTGGAATTTCGAGAAGTTCCTGATCGGTAAGAATGGTGAAGTGATCCAGCGTTTCCGTACCCGTGTCGAACCAGACGACAAGACGGTCATCGAAGCGATCGAGACCGAATTGAAGAAGGAAAATTAA
- a CDS encoding MarR family winged helix-turn-helix transcriptional regulator: MPESILQQQLKKEQPFESLELETFLNLLRTHNMIAAAPGRLMKRHGLSSAQYNILKILDSHHGEGLPCLEIVQQMVTRVPDITRLVDRLAEAELVERNRSESDRRVVMITITPKGRKLVETIRQPLLEIHKQNLGHMTEEELSQLNQLLVKARIRAEATPLCDGSE, translated from the coding sequence TTGCCTGAATCCATCCTTCAACAGCAGTTGAAAAAGGAACAGCCATTCGAGTCTCTCGAATTGGAGACCTTTCTCAACCTGCTTCGCACGCACAACATGATCGCGGCCGCGCCCGGCCGTTTGATGAAACGGCACGGCCTATCCAGCGCGCAGTACAACATTCTGAAGATCCTGGACTCACATCACGGCGAAGGCCTGCCGTGCCTGGAAATCGTTCAGCAAATGGTGACCCGTGTTCCCGATATCACTCGTCTGGTCGATCGTCTGGCCGAAGCTGAACTGGTCGAGCGCAATCGGAGCGAGAGCGACCGCCGAGTCGTGATGATCACCATCACCCCCAAAGGGCGCAAGCTGGTGGAAACGATTCGCCAGCCGCTGCTGGAAATCCACAAACAAAACCTCGGGCACATGACCGAAGAAGAGCTTTCGCAGTTGAATCAACTTTTGGTGAAAGCTCGCATCCGAGCCGAAGCAACACCCCTTTGTGATGGGTCGGAGTAA
- the asnB gene encoding asparagine synthase (glutamine-hydrolyzing): MCGIAGAFWVDPQHEVSEEVLRRMTDSLAHRGPDDSGIYHRFPHEHGPYGTVPGVGLGHRRLSIIDLAGGHQPLANEDETVWTAFNGEIFNFHSLRARLEGAGHTFRTHCDTEVIVHLFEDEGVDAFSHFNGMFAIAVWDQRHRRIVLGRDRLGQKPLYYCVHGDRLLFGSELKALLQVPGLPREIDPGAIDAYLTYQYVPHPRTIFRGIHKLPPGCYLTFDGKNLEIASYWNPDFSREMAISLDDAKAELIRLFTDSVKLRLQADVPLGAFLSGGIDSSLVVATMKQLTDQPVKTFSIGFPQKEYDETSYARQVAEHLGTEHHEFQVTPDALEMLPKLIHHYDEPFADSSAIPTWYVSQMTREHVTVALSGDGGDELFAGYDRYKAVRLAAAVDMFGPVGRFGSKLGMKLLPAGGPQKSRLRRARRFAEAIAMSPGRRYLDWISIFNETRRGELYDDGFVERLPDTDPYAFLYSAWKRSGKRDALTAASLADLTTYLPCDLNTKVDIASMAHALECRQPFLDYRLAEFAIRLPSKWKWRMGRGKFLLKHAFGDKLPEVIWKRRKMGFGVPLNTWFRGQLKELLHDTLTSETTKSRGYFRQDTIETLLREHDTNQFDHSARLWALLVLELWHREWVDP; encoded by the coding sequence ATGTGTGGCATTGCCGGGGCATTTTGGGTCGATCCACAGCACGAAGTGAGCGAAGAGGTGCTGCGCCGCATGACCGACTCGCTGGCTCATCGCGGCCCTGACGACTCAGGGATCTATCACCGCTTCCCACACGAACATGGCCCCTATGGCACCGTGCCAGGAGTGGGCCTTGGCCATCGCCGGCTTTCGATCATCGACCTGGCTGGCGGCCATCAGCCACTGGCCAATGAAGACGAAACCGTATGGACCGCGTTCAACGGCGAGATCTTCAATTTCCATTCGCTCAGGGCTCGCCTGGAAGGGGCAGGGCACACGTTCCGCACGCACTGCGATACCGAGGTGATCGTTCACCTTTTCGAGGATGAAGGGGTCGACGCGTTTTCCCACTTCAATGGAATGTTCGCCATAGCCGTTTGGGACCAGCGTCACCGGCGTATCGTCCTGGGTCGCGATCGCCTGGGACAGAAACCGCTCTACTACTGCGTGCATGGCGACCGGCTTCTCTTCGGAAGCGAACTCAAGGCTCTCCTGCAAGTGCCGGGACTGCCACGCGAAATTGACCCTGGCGCGATCGATGCCTACCTTACGTATCAATATGTGCCCCATCCGCGAACGATCTTCCGAGGGATTCACAAGCTACCGCCAGGCTGTTATCTGACCTTCGATGGAAAGAACCTCGAGATCGCCAGTTATTGGAATCCCGATTTCAGCCGCGAAATGGCCATCAGCCTGGACGACGCCAAGGCCGAACTCATCCGGCTCTTCACCGATTCGGTCAAGCTTCGCCTGCAAGCCGATGTCCCGCTGGGGGCGTTTCTATCCGGCGGAATCGATTCTTCACTGGTCGTCGCCACGATGAAACAGCTCACCGATCAGCCGGTGAAGACGTTTTCCATTGGCTTTCCGCAGAAGGAATATGACGAGACCAGCTATGCACGACAAGTCGCCGAGCACCTGGGGACGGAGCACCATGAGTTTCAGGTGACGCCTGATGCGCTCGAGATGTTACCGAAACTCATTCATCACTACGATGAACCGTTCGCCGATAGTTCCGCGATTCCAACATGGTATGTTTCGCAAATGACTCGCGAGCACGTCACGGTGGCTCTCAGCGGCGACGGAGGGGACGAACTCTTCGCGGGTTACGATCGCTACAAAGCCGTGCGTCTGGCGGCGGCGGTCGATATGTTTGGTCCGGTCGGACGCTTCGGATCCAAGCTCGGCATGAAACTCTTACCGGCCGGTGGTCCCCAGAAATCAAGGCTGCGACGGGCACGACGTTTTGCCGAGGCGATCGCGATGTCTCCGGGCCGACGGTACCTGGACTGGATCAGCATCTTCAATGAAACACGTCGCGGTGAGTTATATGATGATGGCTTCGTCGAAAGGCTTCCCGATACCGACCCTTATGCCTTTCTTTACTCGGCCTGGAAACGCTCCGGCAAACGGGACGCCCTGACGGCCGCTTCGTTGGCCGATCTCACGACTTACCTGCCGTGCGATCTGAATACTAAAGTCGACATCGCCTCGATGGCTCATGCCCTGGAATGCCGGCAACCGTTCTTGGATTACCGCCTGGCCGAGTTTGCGATTCGATTGCCGTCGAAGTGGAAGTGGCGGATGGGTCGCGGAAAGTTTCTTCTGAAGCACGCGTTCGGAGACAAGCTGCCGGAAGTCATTTGGAAACGTCGCAAGATGGGCTTCGGTGTGCCGCTTAACACATGGTTCCGCGGACAGTTGAAAGAACTACTACACGATACGCTTACAAGTGAAACGACCAAGAGCCGTGGGTATTTCCGTCAGGACACCATCGAGACACTCTTGCGGGAACACGATACGAACCAGTTCGACCATAGTGCCCGGCTGTGGGCACTGTTGGTGCTAGAGCTTTGGCATCGCGAGTGGGTTGACCCTTAG
- a CDS encoding RsmD family RNA methyltransferase — protein MAKRRPVKKKPARGAATQPPSVDAPMRIIGGRLKNKKIEYSGDTRTRPMKERVREAVFNLIGPSIKGKIAIDLFAGTGALGLEAISRGAIQAHLIERHVPTSKLIRNNAEALEITDLITIYAHNSFMWVKKELGKVARTPWVVFICPPYDFFVSRWEEMEKQMVTLLEAAPPESILIVEFDDQFDGAQLPDAENWDVRVYSPAHVGIYRLPSDEEAS, from the coding sequence ATGGCCAAACGTCGCCCCGTGAAGAAGAAACCCGCTCGCGGTGCTGCCACGCAACCGCCGAGTGTCGACGCCCCGATGCGAATTATTGGCGGCCGGCTGAAGAATAAGAAGATCGAGTATTCCGGCGACACTCGAACCCGCCCGATGAAGGAACGGGTTCGAGAGGCGGTCTTCAATCTGATTGGCCCCTCAATTAAGGGCAAGATCGCGATCGACCTTTTCGCTGGGACCGGAGCGCTAGGGTTGGAAGCGATCAGCCGCGGAGCGATTCAGGCCCACCTGATCGAGCGTCATGTACCAACCTCGAAGCTGATCCGAAACAATGCCGAGGCCCTGGAGATCACCGATCTGATCACCATCTATGCCCATAACTCGTTTATGTGGGTTAAAAAGGAACTGGGCAAAGTTGCGCGGACGCCGTGGGTCGTGTTCATTTGCCCACCGTACGACTTTTTCGTCTCTCGCTGGGAAGAGATGGAGAAGCAGATGGTAACCCTACTTGAGGCCGCACCCCCGGAAAGCATCCTGATCGTCGAGTTCGATGATCAGTTCGATGGGGCCCAGCTTCCGGATGCCGAGAACTGGGATGTCCGGGTCTATTCCCCTGCGCATGTCGGCATCTATCGGCTGCCGTCTGACGAAGAAGCTTCGTAG